CATGGCTCTCAGAAACACCGACCTTATTCGGGCTTGAGAATTGATGTCAAAGCTGGATCCCCCCCCAAGATCATCCTCCGCCCCTTAGTGGTTGAACGATTCCAGCATCAGTGGCAGAACCATGTACTTGATGCAATTGAAATTTGATGCACCAGAGAACAACCCTTCCCTTAGACCAAGACTAACTGGGACTAAGGCTCACTATGGAGGGGAGATTTTATACTCTCAGGCTAATCTTCGAGGCCAGGTAAAGAAAAAAGCACTCCCACGATCGTCAGACTCAACCCAAACAGTTCCTCCCTGCTGCTCGACAATCTTTTTGATAATGGTTAATCCTAGGCCGGTTCCTTTAGCATGATCGGCAGGAGCAAGAGTTTGAAAGATACCAAAGATGCGCTGGTGATTCTCTGGAGCAATGCCAGGACCATCATCAGCAACGGTGAACTGCAACTGCTCCCCCAAGTCCTGACATCGGATTTGGATACAACCATCGGGACGATCATGGTACTTGATGGCATTACTAATCAGGTTGGCAAAGACTTGCTTTAACAAGAGGGGTTGGGTTTCAATCTGAGGAACTGCGTCAGGAAGCACAACCTGAAACTCCGCTGGAGGGGTGAGGGAGTCGACCACCTCATGCAGTAACTGCAGAATATCTACCTGGAGGATTTCGACCGTTTGCTTGCCCGCCCGTGAGTACTGGAGAACACCATTGATGAGCTCTTCCATCCGTAGAACACGGTGTTGGATCAGCCTTAACTGCTCTTGGTTTTCCTGGGGGAGCTGCTCTTGCAGATCTTCGACCAACCACTGCGATAGGTTAGAAATACCTCGTAGCGGTGCTTTAAGGTCGTGGGAGACAATGTAAGCAAACTCATCCAGCTCTTGGTTCCGTTGATTCAGCCGATGCAACGCTTGAGCCAGTTTTCGATTCGCTCGCCCCAATTCAGTGGCGCGCTCTTGTAATTGGCGATCAATCGCCTGTTGCTTTTTTAATCCAGCTCTTAGACTCGTAACCAGTTCAGCTTGCTGGATAGCAATTGCCCCCTGCACCGCCAGCTCATCCATCAAAGTCAACTCTTCTGGCTGCCAGTCATGGGCCGTCTGACAATGGTGTGCAATCAGCAGTCCCCATAATTTGGGTTCATCCGTGGTGACGCTGTGGCTAATGATCGGGACCACCAAGTTGGCCTTCACCTGAAACTGCTGCAACATCCGTAGATGGCAGTCAGATAGTCCAGCCGTGGTAATGTCAGCAACCACCATTCTATGTCCCTGAATATACTTGTGGGCCTGATAACTTTGCTCCCCCTGAAAGCAGTTGTCTTCTAAGGTGAGTCCCATCACTGAGGTCCATGTTGGTAGAACCGATTCAGCAACGACTATGCCACTCATGTTGATTTCAAACTGATAAATCAGGGTGCGATCGCACCCTAGCAACTGCCGTGTTCCTGCTGTAATCACCTGTAAAATCTGGTCCAGTTCTGATGCTCGATTGATTTGTAGAGCCACTTCTGTGAGGAGAGACCGCTGCTGCTGGTACTGCTCAAGCGCTGTCCTAAGCCGATGCTCGGTCAACACATTGCCTACGGTCTGGAGCAAGTTAGCGGGTGTCAACTGTCCTTTGATTAAATAATCCTTTGCGCCTGCCTTCATGGCTGCAACCGCAACTTCCTCGCTGCCTTGGCCCGTCAACATAATCACTGGAGGACAGATTTTTAATTGTGCCGTTAGCTCTGCCATCAACTCCAACCCATTCATATCGGGAAGGTTATAATCCAGCAGAATGAGATCAGGAACCTGGCTATGGCAAGCCACTAATGCCGCTTCTCCACAGTCATATTCTTCGATTTTTCCGACCGATCCCAAAGACCGACAATAGGTGAATCGATCGGTCTCCGAGTCGTCCACAATCAAAATTAACTGTGCTGGCAGACCAGTCGCGACAGAGTGGGCATTAGGATCTGGAACAATATTCATTACTGAGAAGTGGGTTGACATCTTATTCAAGGGATCGCTAAACTCTTGTCAAGATGAGAGATCGCCGTGTTGCTGTATAGGAACGCTGACAATCTGCCACGTATGTATTGATATGTGTTGATTAGTTAGACGAGGGAAGCACCGTCGCCTGAAACCAAAATTCTAAAAACTGGTGCATTGTGGCTCTAAACTGATTTGGGTTAAATGATTTCAGTAGGTAGCCGCTGACGCCAGCATAATAACAAGTATAGACATCCTCTGGATTGGAGGAGGTGGTGAGAACCACAACGGGAATGACCTTTAACCGATCATCTTGCTTAAGTTCTGCAAGCACTTCCCGCCCATCGGTACCAGGCAGGTTGAGATCCAGTAGCACCAAGTCTGGCAAAGGATGATCCTCGGGTGACATTAGATAGTCAAGAGCATCCTCCCCATCCACGCAGCGAGCAATCGATAGATCAAAGCGGTCAACTTCGCGAATAATGCGGCTGAAGATTTCATAGTCCTCATCACTATCTTCGACCACCAAGAGAGTGTGAGATAAAGTGGGGTCATCCATACCCTATTGCCCCAAGTAGAAGTAGAACGTGCTGCCTTCCCGGGGGACAGACTGAATCGCAATACGGCCCCCATGGCGCTCCACAATTTTCTTGACGATGGTGAGACCGGCTCCTGTGCCGCCACCATAGCGATTGGGAGCATGAAGGCGCTTGAAAATCTTAAACACGTTCTCTAATTGTCGTTCACGAATACCAATTCCATTATCCCTTACATACAGAACCATTTGATCGGTATCGAGCGTCTCAGGCAAAATTGAGCGATCTTCGTCGGGGGTAATGTAGCCAATTTCAATCCATTTATGGGGCTTGTTGTTGTACTTAATGGCATTGCTAATTAAATTGGTGAACACCTCTGTAACCCGGATGCGATCGCAGGCCAAGGTCGGCAACGATCGGGGAATCCTAAATTCCACAGATTCCGGCTGACTCATTTGAATCACGCCGAGGACCTCCGCCAGGACTGCGCTCAGATCCGTATCGTAAATCGCGAGGTCTGCGCGTCCCAACCGAGAATAGTGCAACAGCGAACTAATCAAATCCTCCATGCGCTGGGTAAGGCGCATCAGGGTTTCCAGTTTGTGCTGACCCTCTGCATCTAGTTGCTCCCCATAATCTTCAATCAAAAAGCTCGAATAGTTGTGAATGCCCCGCAGCGGTTCTTTAAGATCATGGGAAGCAATATAGGCAAAGGCGTCGAGT
The genomic region above belongs to Acaryochloris sp. CCMEE 5410 and contains:
- a CDS encoding ATP-binding protein is translated as MSTHFSVMNIVPDPNAHSVATGLPAQLILIVDDSETDRFTYCRSLGSVGKIEEYDCGEAALVACHSQVPDLILLDYNLPDMNGLELMAELTAQLKICPPVIMLTGQGSEEVAVAAMKAGAKDYLIKGQLTPANLLQTVGNVLTEHRLRTALEQYQQQRSLLTEVALQINRASELDQILQVITAGTRQLLGCDRTLIYQFEINMSGIVVAESVLPTWTSVMGLTLEDNCFQGEQSYQAHKYIQGHRMVVADITTAGLSDCHLRMLQQFQVKANLVVPIISHSVTTDEPKLWGLLIAHHCQTAHDWQPEELTLMDELAVQGAIAIQQAELVTSLRAGLKKQQAIDRQLQERATELGRANRKLAQALHRLNQRNQELDEFAYIVSHDLKAPLRGISNLSQWLVEDLQEQLPQENQEQLRLIQHRVLRMEELINGVLQYSRAGKQTVEILQVDILQLLHEVVDSLTPPAEFQVVLPDAVPQIETQPLLLKQVFANLISNAIKYHDRPDGCIQIRCQDLGEQLQFTVADDGPGIAPENHQRIFGIFQTLAPADHAKGTGLGLTIIKKIVEQQGGTVWVESDDRGSAFFFTWPRRLA
- a CDS encoding response regulator, coding for MDDPTLSHTLLVVEDSDEDYEIFSRIIREVDRFDLSIARCVDGEDALDYLMSPEDHPLPDLVLLDLNLPGTDGREVLAELKQDDRLKVIPVVVLTTSSNPEDVYTCYYAGVSGYLLKSFNPNQFRATMHQFLEFWFQATVLPSSN